Proteins from a genomic interval of Psychrobacter fulvigenes:
- a CDS encoding c-type cytochrome — protein MRKVVMLTAAAILGIASIAVSQAEDAADTPVATTEVVEAQEVVEDAPAEALADETEVAAETTDDADATEEASADAEETETVQAAATEEVPVPQDTPQVQKLIALYPNLIARIQPVGRVCIEGETCDVATRAASVSADGGPRDGATVYNAVCQTCHGAGLLGAPVFGDAGAWGPRIAKGTDTLYDHSINGFNAMPAKGGADIPDEEVQNAVDYMISEAS, from the coding sequence ATGAGAAAAGTAGTTATGTTAACGGCAGCTGCCATTCTAGGAATCGCTAGTATCGCGGTGAGCCAAGCTGAAGATGCCGCAGACACACCTGTAGCCACCACTGAAGTCGTTGAGGCGCAAGAAGTCGTTGAAGACGCACCTGCTGAAGCGCTCGCTGACGAGACAGAAGTTGCTGCTGAGACCACAGATGATGCTGATGCCACTGAAGAAGCGTCTGCTGATGCAGAAGAAACTGAGACTGTGCAAGCCGCTGCTACTGAAGAAGTGCCTGTGCCACAAGATACCCCGCAAGTACAGAAGCTAATCGCATTATATCCAAATCTAATCGCCCGTATTCAGCCTGTTGGCCGTGTATGTATTGAAGGCGAGACTTGTGACGTAGCCACACGCGCTGCGAGTGTCTCAGCTGATGGTGGTCCACGCGATGGCGCTACTGTCTACAATGCTGTCTGTCAGACTTGCCACGGTGCCGGCCTACTTGGCGCTCCAGTATTCGGAGATGCTGGTGCATGGGGACCTCGTATCGCTAAGGGTACTGATACTCTTTATGATCACTCAATCAATGGTTTCAATGCGATGCCTGCGAAGGGTGGTGCTGACATCCCTGACGAAGAAGTCCAAAACGCTGTGGATTATATGA
- a CDS encoding SIR2 family NAD-dependent protein deacylase, with amino-acid sequence MLAELSPKLIAEVQLAAELLATQSRICILTGAGISAESGIPTFRDKQTGLWQQYRAEDLATPTAFERDPKLVWSWYQWRRQLVHEKKPNPAHLALAEWQQAADKNKQNVTLVTQNVDDLHEQAGSRVTHLHGHLWRNRCHDCGTAFENETKAADSSKAALNFDDELINCQHCSGYIRPDIVWFGESLPEQAWQTAEDAAANCEVFISIGTSSLVYPAAGLAHLAKQNGAKLIEINPDPTPNTIVDITLAANAGVVMPLLMQQITALSSQAQDQL; translated from the coding sequence ATGTTAGCAGAATTGTCACCAAAGTTAATAGCCGAAGTGCAGCTTGCGGCTGAATTACTGGCTACTCAATCACGTATTTGTATCTTGACTGGTGCCGGTATATCAGCTGAAAGCGGTATTCCTACTTTTCGCGACAAACAGACTGGTCTCTGGCAGCAGTATCGCGCTGAAGATTTGGCCACACCGACTGCCTTCGAGCGTGACCCAAAGCTGGTCTGGTCATGGTATCAGTGGCGTAGACAGCTAGTGCATGAGAAAAAACCCAACCCAGCCCACCTCGCTCTAGCCGAGTGGCAACAAGCCGCGGATAAAAACAAGCAGAACGTCACTTTAGTCACGCAAAACGTCGATGACTTACATGAACAGGCTGGTAGTCGCGTTACGCACCTGCATGGTCACCTGTGGCGCAACCGCTGTCATGACTGTGGTACGGCTTTCGAGAATGAAACAAAAGCTGCAGACAGTAGCAAAGCCGCTCTCAACTTCGATGATGAATTAATAAACTGTCAGCACTGTAGTGGTTATATCAGACCTGATATTGTTTGGTTTGGTGAGTCTTTGCCCGAGCAAGCATGGCAGACAGCAGAAGATGCCGCCGCCAACTGTGAGGTGTTTATCAGTATAGGCACATCAAGCTTGGTCTATCCTGCTGCAGGTCTAGCACATTTGGCAAAACAAAATGGTGCAAAACTTATCGAGATAAACCCTGATCCAACACCTAACACCATCGTTGATATTACATTAGCTGCAAACGCTGGAGTGGTCATGCCATTATTAATGCAGCAAATCACTGCGCTATCGTCTCAAGCGCAAGATCAACTTTAG
- a CDS encoding adenosine deaminase, which yields MIDLIKKLPKAELHLHIEGSLEPELMFRLAKKNNIEIPYKDIEDVRNAYNFTNLQTFLDIYYAGANVLITKDDFYDLTWEYVLKCVEDNVIHTEIFFDPQTHTARGIAFETVITGIKEALVDAKEQYGITSCIIMCFLRHLSQQDAFETLEQALAFKEDIMGVGLDSSELGNPPSKFTEVFKKAKDEGFKLVAHAGEEADFSYIYEALDLLDINRIDHGVQSIHSAALMQRLKEEQIPLTVCPNSNIELKVFDTYSEHNIKELLDFGLNISVHSDDPAYFKGYINQNFINLYENLPLSEDDIITLVKNSFRSSFIDDDLKEAYLAKVDLALETIAQ from the coding sequence ATGATTGATTTGATAAAAAAACTACCAAAAGCTGAGCTGCACTTACATATCGAAGGCTCATTAGAACCTGAGCTTATGTTCAGGTTGGCTAAGAAAAACAATATAGAGATTCCCTACAAAGACATCGAAGACGTACGTAACGCCTATAACTTTACCAATCTACAGACCTTTTTAGACATCTATTATGCTGGTGCCAATGTGCTCATCACCAAAGATGACTTTTATGATTTGACGTGGGAGTACGTTCTGAAGTGCGTGGAAGACAACGTCATTCATACGGAAATATTCTTTGATCCACAGACGCATACTGCAAGAGGTATTGCTTTTGAAACAGTGATAACAGGAATAAAAGAGGCTTTGGTTGATGCCAAAGAGCAATACGGCATCACCTCTTGTATCATCATGTGCTTTTTGAGACATTTATCACAACAGGATGCTTTTGAGACGTTAGAACAAGCTTTGGCATTTAAGGAAGATATCATGGGCGTCGGCCTTGATTCTTCAGAGCTGGGCAACCCGCCATCCAAATTCACAGAAGTATTCAAAAAAGCAAAAGATGAAGGCTTTAAATTGGTGGCTCATGCAGGTGAAGAGGCGGACTTTTCGTATATTTATGAAGCGCTAGATTTATTGGATATCAATAGAATAGATCATGGAGTGCAATCTATCCATAGCGCAGCGCTTATGCAAAGACTAAAAGAAGAGCAAATACCACTCACCGTCTGCCCCAACTCAAATATTGAGCTTAAGGTTTTTGATACCTATAGTGAGCATAATATAAAAGAGCTTTTGGACTTCGGCTTAAATATCAGTGTTCATTCAGATGACCCTGCTTATTTCAAAGGCTATATCAATCAGAACTTTATTAATTTATATGAAAACCTACCCTTATCGGAAGACGACATCATCACTTTGGTTAAAAACTCTTTTAGATCATCATTTATAGACGATGACCTAAAAGAAGCGTACCTAGCTAAAGTTGATCTTGCGCTTGAGACGATAGCGCAGTGA
- a CDS encoding TPM domain-containing protein, which yields MAQNNAPTSQASLARWWRQVLFVPMLHSKWLTSEAKARLTAKVTEAERGHRGEVFLIIENQLPIQAAYHIDCRERAVDLFSEYRVWDTEENTGVLVYVNICEHKLEIVADRGISAHVSPTVWQAMCEKVVAGIANQKMEESLSELLDEVGQLLRQYYHLEHDPAGNELSDTVVFLK from the coding sequence ATGGCACAAAACAACGCACCCACATCACAGGCAAGCCTTGCTCGTTGGTGGCGTCAAGTCTTGTTTGTTCCTATGCTGCACAGCAAATGGCTAACATCAGAGGCTAAGGCACGCCTCACGGCAAAAGTAACAGAGGCAGAGCGCGGCCATCGCGGCGAGGTATTTTTGATTATAGAAAACCAGCTGCCCATTCAAGCTGCTTATCACATCGACTGCCGTGAGCGCGCCGTTGACTTGTTTAGCGAGTACCGCGTATGGGATACCGAAGAAAATACTGGCGTCTTAGTCTACGTCAACATCTGTGAGCATAAGTTAGAGATTGTCGCCGATCGTGGCATCAGCGCTCATGTGAGTCCCACTGTCTGGCAAGCGATGTGCGAAAAAGTAGTGGCAGGTATCGCCAATCAAAAAATGGAAGAAAGCTTAAGTGAATTGCTCGATGAAGTAGGGCAGTTGCTACGTCAGTATTATCACCTAGAGCATGATCCAGCAGGCAATGAGCTGTCGGATACGGTGGTATTTTTAAAGTAG
- a CDS encoding TPM domain-containing protein encodes MQNFKPCLTAILLAWGTLYAPISFAENHNNTAADDIAVATDSSASSMQNRSVEELVAIAKAGESNEAINDAVLGNEAINEAILGNEALNPNAANADSINNSAVNSSAATQAPNINTVPIRSNVTLVDDQAGALNPQEKQRLEAQLQNIYYQGLANIALVIVDSTNRVPIFDYALQIAEKEGLGNKDTDDGLLILVAKEDRDMYILTGYGLEGVLPDAAVNRIIDEDITPNFKQDDYAGGLIRGINRIEERLLADPEVLAQSDALAAERSAQQGSDELPTPVFLFIMAMIFGSFITNIFGRVFGSIITAGGFFAGSLALGGGFFMTLIMAIFIWMFLISRGSGGGGRGGRGGGGGMVFLPGMGGGSSGGGFGSGGFGGGGGGFGGGGAGGSW; translated from the coding sequence ATGCAAAACTTTAAACCATGCCTAACTGCAATACTCTTAGCGTGGGGTACCTTATATGCGCCAATAAGTTTTGCAGAAAATCATAACAATACCGCTGCGGATGATATTGCTGTCGCGACTGACAGTAGCGCATCGAGCATGCAAAACCGTAGCGTTGAAGAATTAGTCGCTATCGCTAAAGCGGGTGAGTCTAATGAAGCCATCAATGACGCGGTACTCGGTAACGAAGCTATTAATGAGGCGATATTAGGGAATGAGGCGCTTAATCCTAATGCGGCAAATGCTGATTCTATTAATAATAGTGCTGTGAATAGTAGCGCTGCTACTCAAGCGCCTAATATAAATACAGTACCTATTAGATCTAATGTTACGTTAGTAGACGATCAAGCTGGCGCTTTAAATCCGCAAGAGAAGCAGCGTCTAGAAGCACAATTACAAAATATATATTATCAAGGTTTAGCAAATATAGCGCTGGTTATTGTAGACAGCACTAATCGTGTTCCTATATTTGACTATGCTTTACAGATAGCTGAAAAAGAAGGACTTGGTAATAAAGATACCGATGATGGCTTGCTGATATTAGTTGCTAAAGAAGATCGTGATATGTACATACTAACGGGATATGGGTTAGAGGGCGTGCTACCTGACGCTGCGGTTAATCGTATTATTGATGAAGATATCACCCCTAACTTTAAGCAGGACGATTATGCGGGTGGCTTAATACGAGGGATTAACCGCATTGAGGAGCGTTTGCTAGCAGACCCTGAGGTGTTAGCTCAGTCCGACGCCTTAGCAGCCGAACGTAGTGCTCAACAAGGGTCTGATGAGCTGCCAACCCCTGTTTTCTTGTTTATTATGGCGATGATATTTGGTAGCTTTATCACCAATATCTTTGGACGGGTCTTTGGCTCTATCATAACGGCAGGTGGGTTTTTTGCAGGTTCCTTAGCCTTGGGGGGTGGCTTCTTTATGACCCTCATTATGGCCATATTTATCTGGATGTTCTTGATCTCTCGCGGCTCAGGTGGCGGCGGTCGTGGTGGACGCGGCGGTGGAGGTGGAATGGTATTCCTGCCGGGTATGGGCGGGGGTAGTAGTGGTGGCGGTTTTGGTAGTGGCGGCTTTGGCGGCGGCGGTGGCGGTTTTGGTGGTGGTGGTGCAGGCGGTTCGTGGTAA
- a CDS encoding TPM domain-containing protein, with the protein MKSYNTWIKLGKGIVLTTFLMAHLAVSGCNSAADSIQNTENKTSKAQALTAEPYIPVSLIDEQSESRYIAPETLGEQLKSPVNDFTATLSNAEIEFLNEKLKEVDKEGLLQMGVVLVATTEDMPIFDYAMTVAKSWALGSPDNNNGLVILLALDDRQMYILTGLDIEETLTNETVAQIIDKDITPHFRKANYVTGLSAGIDALVWKMRQHQ; encoded by the coding sequence ATGAAGTCATATAATACATGGATTAAGCTTGGGAAAGGTATTGTTCTAACCACTTTTTTAATGGCTCATTTAGCTGTAAGTGGTTGCAACAGTGCCGCTGACTCGATTCAAAATACTGAAAATAAAACTAGCAAGGCTCAGGCTTTAACAGCAGAGCCTTATATTCCAGTATCTTTAATAGATGAACAGTCTGAATCACGTTATATTGCGCCAGAAACGTTAGGAGAGCAGCTTAAAAGCCCTGTTAATGACTTCACTGCAACGCTGAGCAATGCTGAAATTGAGTTTTTAAATGAAAAGCTCAAAGAGGTTGATAAAGAAGGGTTGCTACAAATGGGAGTTGTCCTTGTAGCAACCACAGAGGATATGCCAATCTTCGATTATGCGATGACGGTGGCAAAGAGTTGGGCGCTAGGCAGTCCTGATAATAATAATGGTTTGGTGATTCTTTTGGCTTTGGATGATAGACAGATGTATATCCTGACTGGCCTTGATATTGAAGAGACCCTCACAAACGAGACTGTTGCTCAGATTATTGATAAAGACATTACGCCACATTTTCGCAAGGCGAATTATGTGACTGGTTTATCAGCTGGTATTGATGCATTGGTTTGGAAGATGCGTCAACATCAGTAA
- a CDS encoding LemA family protein, with product MTRKSILKPMLLSAVLATSTVGLTGCGYNNLQAQDEQVTAAWSEVVNQYQRRSDLVPNLVKVVQQYADQEQEVFTQVAEARSRAGSINITPEVLNDPQAMERYAEAQAQMGGALSRLMAVSERYPELKSDALFQDLQAQLEGTENRITVARNRYIQEVQGYNTTVRQFPTNITAKVFGMDTKPNFNVDNEEAISTAPTVDFGE from the coding sequence ATGACGCGTAAATCTATTTTAAAACCCATGCTACTATCAGCAGTATTAGCAACATCAACAGTCGGCTTGACAGGTTGTGGCTATAACAATTTACAGGCGCAAGACGAGCAAGTAACCGCAGCTTGGTCAGAAGTGGTCAACCAATATCAGCGTCGTTCGGACTTGGTACCAAACTTGGTAAAAGTTGTGCAGCAGTATGCGGATCAAGAACAAGAAGTATTCACTCAAGTGGCTGAAGCGCGCTCGCGTGCAGGTAGCATCAACATAACGCCAGAAGTGCTCAATGACCCACAAGCGATGGAGCGTTATGCAGAAGCACAAGCGCAGATGGGCGGCGCGTTATCACGCTTGATGGCAGTCTCTGAGCGTTACCCTGAGCTAAAGTCTGATGCTTTGTTCCAAGATTTGCAGGCGCAGCTAGAAGGCACTGAAAACCGCATTACCGTTGCACGTAATCGTTATATCCAAGAAGTACAGGGTTACAACACCACCGTACGTCAATTCCCAACCAATATCACGGCAAAAGTATTCGGTATGGATACCAAGCCAAACTTCAATGTAGATAATGAAGAAGCGATATCGACTGCCCCAACGGTTGATTTTGGTGAGTAG
- a CDS encoding alanine/glycine:cation symporter family protein: MEGLVNLANSIIWSPALIYLCLGAGLFYSIMTRFVQVRLFKEMLRLLFRGKPDNDGISSFQALAVSLAGRVGMGNIAGVAAAIGFGGPGAVFWMWVVAFLGASTAYVESTLGQIYKERDVITGEYRGGPAYYFERALGQKWYGILFAIASIIACGVFLPGVQANGVINAVAQVAGEGSVINLAGMDVGSTRLFALVIILAVLGFIIFGGIKRIATFTEYAVPFMALGYILLALLIMFTNFSMIPQVFGMIIGDAFTAQAGFGAAIGWGVKRGIYSNEAGQGTGPHAAAAAAVDHPAQQGLVQAFSVYVDTLLVCSATAFMILSTGMYNIQGTLADGQFIVQNVAADIEINSPSFTQMAMESVYGNFGDTFIAVAVFFFAFTTILAYYYIAEVNISYLTRSMGKGASKVGLFVVKLVIMFMVAYGALNSSGYIWGLGDVGVGLMAWLNIVGIIIIFFVARPAIDILRDYEAQLKAGGGTSYNRFTFDPKKFGIKNATYWEERHLQEQEMLKREALDKEPRV, encoded by the coding sequence ATGGAAGGTTTAGTCAATTTAGCAAACTCAATTATCTGGAGTCCGGCACTGATCTATCTGTGCTTGGGTGCAGGTCTGTTTTATTCTATTATGACGCGCTTTGTACAAGTGCGCCTGTTCAAAGAGATGCTTAGACTGCTATTTAGAGGTAAGCCTGATAACGATGGTATCTCATCATTTCAGGCACTTGCCGTTTCATTAGCAGGACGTGTGGGAATGGGTAACATCGCAGGTGTCGCAGCTGCTATCGGTTTCGGTGGCCCAGGTGCGGTATTTTGGATGTGGGTTGTGGCATTCTTAGGTGCCTCTACCGCTTACGTCGAGTCCACACTCGGTCAGATTTATAAAGAGCGCGATGTCATCACTGGCGAATATCGCGGTGGCCCTGCTTATTATTTTGAGCGGGCACTTGGTCAAAAGTGGTATGGCATTTTATTTGCTATTGCTTCTATTATTGCGTGTGGTGTGTTCTTACCAGGCGTACAAGCAAACGGTGTGATAAACGCGGTCGCTCAGGTCGCTGGTGAAGGTTCAGTCATCAACTTAGCAGGCATGGACGTTGGTTCAACTCGTCTTTTCGCATTGGTCATTATCTTAGCTGTTTTAGGCTTTATCATTTTTGGTGGTATTAAGCGTATTGCAACCTTTACTGAATATGCTGTACCGTTTATGGCGTTGGGTTACATTTTACTTGCGCTACTCATCATGTTTACCAACTTCAGCATGATCCCACAAGTATTCGGTATGATCATCGGTGATGCCTTTACTGCACAAGCAGGCTTCGGTGCTGCAATCGGTTGGGGTGTCAAACGTGGTATTTACTCCAACGAAGCTGGTCAAGGTACAGGCCCTCACGCTGCTGCGGCAGCTGCTGTTGATCATCCAGCACAGCAAGGCTTGGTTCAGGCGTTCTCTGTCTATGTCGATACGCTTTTAGTTTGTTCTGCTACTGCCTTTATGATCTTATCTACAGGTATGTACAACATTCAGGGCACTCTGGCTGATGGTCAATTCATCGTCCAAAATGTAGCCGCTGATATCGAGATTAACTCACCATCATTCACCCAAATGGCGATGGAATCTGTATACGGTAATTTTGGTGATACCTTTATTGCTGTAGCCGTATTCTTCTTTGCCTTTACGACCATCTTAGCGTACTACTATATCGCTGAAGTGAATATCTCCTACCTCACCCGCTCTATGGGTAAGGGCGCGTCTAAAGTTGGTCTGTTTGTCGTAAAATTAGTCATCATGTTTATGGTTGCTTATGGTGCGCTTAATAGTTCAGGCTACATCTGGGGACTTGGCGATGTTGGCGTTGGCTTGATGGCATGGCTCAACATTGTTGGTATTATCATTATCTTCTTTGTAGCACGCCCAGCCATTGATATTTTACGTGACTATGAAGCACAGCTCAAAGCTGGTGGCGGTACGAGTTATAATAGATTCACGTTTGATCCTAAGAAGTTCGGCATCAAAAATGCCACTTATTGGGAAGAGCGTCATCTACAAGAGCAAGAAATGCTAAAGCGCGAAGCGCTAGATAAAGAGCCTAGAGTGTAA
- a CDS encoding fasciclin domain-containing protein produces MLKKNLLSIAVVTAAVSLAACNDTETVTEPVEPEATTEVMTEPMVDAEPMVDAEPTADTDMANAEVVANQNITELAAGNEDLSTLVAALQAADLDQTLASDGQFTVFAPTNDAFAKLLETLGITQDELLADKELLTSVLTYHVVPDAVVKAADIPYGTDITTVNGKAFMISDANVITAANGGTANIAATDIMATNGVVHVIDAVLLPE; encoded by the coding sequence ATGTTAAAGAAGAATTTATTATCTATCGCCGTTGTTACAGCAGCAGTCTCATTAGCAGCTTGTAATGACACCGAGACAGTGACTGAGCCAGTCGAGCCTGAAGCCACGACCGAAGTGATGACAGAGCCTATGGTCGATGCAGAACCTATGGTTGACGCTGAGCCTACGGCGGATACTGATATGGCAAATGCTGAAGTGGTCGCTAACCAAAATATCACTGAGCTTGCGGCTGGCAATGAAGACTTATCTACCTTAGTAGCAGCTTTGCAGGCTGCTGATCTTGACCAGACACTGGCCTCTGATGGTCAATTCACGGTCTTTGCTCCGACCAATGACGCTTTTGCTAAGTTATTGGAGACTCTAGGTATCACGCAAGACGAGCTCTTAGCAGATAAAGAATTACTCACCAGCGTACTGACGTATCATGTTGTTCCTGATGCAGTGGTAAAAGCAGCAGATATTCCTTATGGTACTGACATCACGACCGTTAACGGTAAAGCCTTTATGATCAGTGATGCCAATGTCATTACTGCTGCCAACGGTGGCACTGCGAACATCGCAGCCACAGATATTATGGCGACAAATGGTGTGGTTCATGTTATCGATGCTGTCCTACTACCAGAGTAA
- a CDS encoding fasciclin domain-containing protein, translating into MKFTKLATLGTLAVSIAGLSACNNMMPNKDASIKATTATQSAPAQVASTTSKPVAEMNVVQIAQSNADFSLLVEAVQAAGIAGALSDPNANFTIFAPTNAAFAQVLQETNLSKEQLFANKPLLTKILGYHVISAEMPVYAKNVQAGNVMMLSEDTLTVTPQGTLMDENGRTANIVKTDLAATNGVVHVIDKVLLPK; encoded by the coding sequence ATGAAGTTTACCAAACTTGCAACCCTTGGCACATTGGCAGTTTCAATCGCTGGCTTAAGCGCTTGTAATAACATGATGCCAAACAAAGATGCATCGATCAAAGCCACGACTGCCACTCAATCAGCACCAGCTCAAGTAGCATCAACTACGAGTAAACCTGTCGCTGAGATGAACGTGGTACAGATTGCTCAGAGTAATGCAGACTTTTCGCTATTGGTCGAAGCTGTGCAAGCAGCAGGTATCGCTGGTGCTCTCTCTGACCCTAATGCAAATTTCACTATTTTTGCACCAACCAACGCCGCCTTTGCACAAGTATTACAAGAGACTAACTTGAGTAAAGAGCAGCTGTTTGCCAACAAGCCGCTATTAACCAAAATATTAGGCTACCACGTGATCAGCGCCGAGATGCCAGTATATGCTAAAAATGTGCAGGCGGGCAATGTCATGATGCTAAGCGAAGATACATTGACTGTCACTCCGCAAGGTACATTGATGGATGAAAATGGCCGTACTGCTAACATTGTCAAAACCGATCTTGCCGCGACAAATGGCGTGGTACACGTGATTGATAAAGTGCTATTACCAAAATAA